A genomic region of Macaca thibetana thibetana isolate TM-01 chromosome 14, ASM2454274v1, whole genome shotgun sequence contains the following coding sequences:
- the LOC126935429 gene encoding glutaredoxin-like protein C5orf63 homolog produces the protein MLWFQGNSMQLAKSSLGVFLVNYSASETTLPVLTLFTKDPRPLCGEAKEVLKPYKNRFILQEVNVTLPENSAWYERYKFDILVFHLNGQFLMMHR, from the coding sequence ATGCTCTGGTTTCAAGGAAATAGCATGCAACTTGCCAAATCCTCCCTTGGAGTCTTCTTGGTAAACTACTCTGCCTCTGAGACAACTCTGCCCGTGCTGACCTTATTCACAAAGGACCCACGCCCCCTTTGTGGTGAAGCCAAGGAAGTACTCAAGCCTTATAAAAACAGGTTTATTTTACAGGAAGTGAATGTCACACTTCCAGAAAACTCTGCCTGGTATGAAAGATATAAATTTGACATTCTTGTCTTTCACTTGAATGGCCAGTTTCTGATGATGCATCGATAA